Genomic window (Desulforapulum autotrophicum HRM2):
CCGCAACTTCGACCACGGATCGTCTGATCCTTTCCGGGTCCTGGCACTTGATGATTGCATGGTAATCGGCCAGGAAATAGTAGGAGGTTTTGTTCGCTTCTTTGCTTGCATCTATTGCCGGACGGATGGCTCCCACGTAATTGCCAAGGTGTGGAGTTCCGGTTGTGGTTATGCCTGTGAGAAGGTCTGCGCTTTTTTTCATAATTACCCTTACTTGTTTAAAATTCAGATCAGGGATCGGGATTAACAGAATCCCTGGGATTAATCAACGATTTTGTTCTGGCGGATATACCCCTTTGCAAAATCAATTTCATTTTCAAGGGTGGCCACCTGGTGATCCAGGCGGGCCTTGAGGACCGAAGACATGATTCTCTTGAATTCTGGACCTGGGCGAACGCCCAGCGTGATGAGGTGTTCTCCCCTGATCAGCACCTTTATATCCCTGAGCTTTGTATAAAATAGAGATAATGCCTTTCTTGTCTCATCTTTTTTGGCACATGCCATCATGTAAAGAATCAGTTCAGTTCGAAAGGTTTTGAGTATGCTGTGCAGACGGCTGTTGCTTTTTGGCGGATTTGCCTCAAGAATTTCAAGCCGTTGTTCTGCCTTTATTCTATCGTTGAGGATGATTCGCTGGTGGGTGGGAGAGAATTTGAGCCTGTCGGCAATCTCCTGGACGATCTTTGGGCTGCACAGCCGTATCATGACCATAAAGTAGATGGACCATCTCAGGTAAGGGGTGTCAAGGAACAGAAGATCGTGCCAGGCAAGGGCCTTTTTTACCTCTTCAAGCAGGACAACGGTTTGGTTGTCAAAGGCAAGATAGGGGTGGATCACCCGTTCAAGGCCGTAAGTCTCAAGGGTTTTAATGGCTGGAATAGGGTCATCCTCCTCCAGAATCTGTCTAAGTTCGGAAAATACCCTCAATCCGCTCAGGTTCTTGAAAAAATCGACCCTGACGGCGTTTTGAATGAGGTTGGAGGTAAGTTTCCCAATGGTGAAATCAAACCGATTGGCAAACTTTATGGCACGAAATACCCGGGTTGGATCTTCCACAAAACTCAGGTTGTGGATGGTTCGTATGGTTTTGTCCTTTAGATCCCTCTGTGCACCAAAAAAATCGATCAAGGTGCCGAATTTTTCCTGGTTCAGCTGGATGGCCATGGTATTGATGGTGAAATCCCGACGGAACATATCAAGCTTGATTGAGCTCATTTCAACAGTGGGAAGGGCTGCTGGGAATTTATAGTATTCCCGCCTTGCCGAGGCCACATCCACCTTGAACCCGTCGGGCAAAACCACAACTGCTGTGCCGAATTTTTTATGGGAATTGCAACGCCCCTTGCACATCAGGGCAAAGGACTTTGCAAAGGAGATACCGTCTCCCTCTACCACAATGTCCATGTCATCGACCTTGCGATAGAGCAGAAGATCCCTGACAAAACCGCCGACCACAAAGAGGTTTATTCCGAGTTTGTCGCCGGCTGCGCCAATTTTTCGTAAAAGGGCGACCTCTTGTTTGCTGAGCCGTTCATCCAGAAGTCGTTTGACATTTCGTTTCCTTGTATGGTGTTCGTAGATCTCCGCTCCCTTTTGAAAGTTTCGTGCGTCCTTGTTGTCCTGGACAAGAAAGTTGAGAAGATCCGTGCGGGTGACGACGCCAAGGAGGGCATCATTTTCAATCACTGGCAGAAGTCGCTGTTTTCCCCCGATGATCTTGGCCTCGATTTCCCTGATATCAGCCCGGGGTGAGATCGTTGAGATTTCCGTTGTCATGTACTCTTTTACGTCAAGATCTTCAAGCTTGTGGTAAAGGACCTTATCCATGACAGTCCTTGTGGTGTAGCCCAGGATATGATGGGTTCCGGGTTCCAATACGAGCAGGGCGTTGATGTTGTAGCGGGCCATGGTTGTTGCTGCTTCTTTGCATGAGATCCGGGACTCAATGGTGATGGCCGGCGACGACATGAGTTCTTTTGCCACAAGGGAGACCTTTACCGTCTGCTGGATCGTGTCAATGAGCTGCTGTTCGATCTGGGCAAGGGGGATGTTGCTGATGGTGGCCGATGCGGCAAAGGGGTGACCGCCGCCACCAAGGGTTGAAAGAATTTTTCCCACATCCACCTGGGGTACCCTGCTCCTGGCAATGATCTGGACTTTATTGCCCATGAGTGCAATGGAGAAAAAAACATCCAGGTTTTCTATCTTGACCACCTTTTGAACGATTGCGGCAAGGTCTGTGATCCAGTCAGGCGAGGAGATGGTCGATACATTGATGTCGTACCCGTTGATCTTGTGGCAGGTCATTTCGTTGAGCAGATCATTGATCCAGGTGATCTGGTCCGGGCTGATTTCTTTGGTCACAAGGTTTGATATGGTGTTCAGGTTTGCCCCTGAGGAGAGTAGAAAGGCTGCCATTTGAAAATCTTGTTCTGTGGTGGAGGCGTAGGTGAATGAACCGGTATCCTCGTATATTCCAAGGGCCATGACAGTGGCTTCATCCGGGGTTATGAGGATTTTTCGTTCCTGGATGATTTTGCTTAAAATGGTGACTGTGGCGCCGGTTTGCCGTATATCTTCAACTTTGCCCCTGATGTCGTTTTCAAGGGCAGGGTGGTGATCGTAGATGTGAATCTCCATCCCCTCTTTATTGAGCAGTCCTGCCACGGGCTTGAGGCGATCCTCCTGGCGTGTGTCAACAATGACAAGTCGTTTCACTTTCGAGAAATCAATGGTTCCGGCATCGGCCATATTAAAGAGATAGCTCATGGAGGAGATGAAAAAATCCTTCAGGTTTTTCTCCTGGGAGCCTGGAAAGAGAACTACGGCCTCTGGATAGATTTTTTGAGCCGCAAGCATGGATGCCACTGCATCAAAGTCTGCATTCATATGGCTTGTGATAACCGTTTCTGCCTTGATTTTTTTTTTGCCCATGCCCGGAGGCTCCGCCTTTTATTTTTGCATGAAACACCCACCGAGGCATTCCCTGTGGTGATGTTTCAAAGATCGTTGTGGCCAGGGCAGATATCATGCTCCGGCCATGCCGACTATTCAAAGTGATTCCTCTTACCACCAATGGCGGATAAATCCAAGGCGATCCTTTGGTTTACAGTGGTTTTTTTTTGATCTTTGCAAGGACCGTTGCTTTTTCGGGGTGTTTTCCAGTGATGCCCCTGTAAAACGACTGAATACGCTCCATGTCTTTATCCAGATTGCCCGTTGGAGTGATGATCGGCCCCAATCCGCCGATCTTTCGCCTGTAGTCAAGAAATCCCAGGACAATGGGTACCTTTGCCCCCATGGCAATGTGGTAAAAACCTGTTTTCCAGTATGTGACCTTTGCCCTTGTGCCTGAGGGGGGGATGGCAAGGGCAAACTGCTCCCTTGTCGTGAACTGTTCAATCGACTGGCCCACAACACTGTTGGATCGGCTGCGATCAATGGGAATGCCGCCAAGCCA
Coding sequences:
- a CDS encoding CBS domain-containing protein; protein product: MGKKKIKAETVITSHMNADFDAVASMLAAQKIYPEAVVLFPGSQEKNLKDFFISSMSYLFNMADAGTIDFSKVKRLVIVDTRQEDRLKPVAGLLNKEGMEIHIYDHHPALENDIRGKVEDIRQTGATVTILSKIIQERKILITPDEATVMALGIYEDTGSFTYASTTEQDFQMAAFLLSSGANLNTISNLVTKEISPDQITWINDLLNEMTCHKINGYDINVSTISSPDWITDLAAIVQKVVKIENLDVFFSIALMGNKVQIIARSRVPQVDVGKILSTLGGGGHPFAASATISNIPLAQIEQQLIDTIQQTVKVSLVAKELMSSPAITIESRISCKEAATTMARYNINALLVLEPGTHHILGYTTRTVMDKVLYHKLEDLDVKEYMTTEISTISPRADIREIEAKIIGGKQRLLPVIENDALLGVVTRTDLLNFLVQDNKDARNFQKGAEIYEHHTRKRNVKRLLDERLSKQEVALLRKIGAAGDKLGINLFVVGGFVRDLLLYRKVDDMDIVVEGDGISFAKSFALMCKGRCNSHKKFGTAVVVLPDGFKVDVASARREYYKFPAALPTVEMSSIKLDMFRRDFTINTMAIQLNQEKFGTLIDFFGAQRDLKDKTIRTIHNLSFVEDPTRVFRAIKFANRFDFTIGKLTSNLIQNAVRVDFFKNLSGLRVFSELRQILEEDDPIPAIKTLETYGLERVIHPYLAFDNQTVVLLEEVKKALAWHDLLFLDTPYLRWSIYFMVMIRLCSPKIVQEIADRLKFSPTHQRIILNDRIKAEQRLEILEANPPKSNSRLHSILKTFRTELILYMMACAKKDETRKALSLFYTKLRDIKVLIRGEHLITLGVRPGPEFKRIMSSVLKARLDHQVATLENEIDFAKGYIRQNKIVD
- a CDS encoding lysophospholipid acyltransferase family protein; translated protein: MICLKLSGWRVQGRLPDMKKVVIIAAPHTSNWDLPFTLFVAFVMKINIHWMGKDTIFKPPFNRLFKWLGGIPIDRSRSNSVVGQSIEQFTTREQFALAIPPSGTRAKVTYWKTGFYHIAMGAKVPIVLGFLDYRRKIGGLGPIITPTGNLDKDMERIQSFYRGITGKHPEKATVLAKIKKKPL